One genomic segment of Actinoplanes ianthinogenes includes these proteins:
- a CDS encoding DUF397 domain-containing protein, whose amino-acid sequence MTHVDFDRNALAWRIATRSQGGNCVQVARTDNLIAVRNSRRPDAEIILYTQPEFEAFLDGAKKGEFDDLLD is encoded by the coding sequence ATGACCCACGTGGATTTTGACCGTAACGCACTCGCGTGGCGCATCGCCACCCGCAGTCAGGGTGGCAACTGCGTCCAGGTCGCCAGGACCGACAACCTGATCGCCGTGCGCAATTCCCGGCGTCCCGACGCAGAGATCATCCTGTATACACAGCCGGAATTCGAGGCTTTCCTGGACGGCGCCAAGAAGGGTGAATTCGACGACCTGCTGGACTGA